A single window of Salmo salar chromosome ssa21, Ssal_v3.1, whole genome shotgun sequence DNA harbors:
- the LOC106582045 gene encoding complement C1q-like protein 2 produces the protein MVLALIIAIPLLVQASKTDAHYEMMGTCRMICDPYNPKPSANALEVMQDLSAIPSPAFSHGTKGETGRPGKPGPRGPPGEPGPPGPKGPPGDRGDSGKPGYPGHTTGETVEGTVSSDRTENAEGLESAIGGTKIAFYVGLKNPHEGYEVLRFDDVVTNLGNHYDPSTGKFTCQVSGIYYFTYHVLMRGGDGTSMWADLCRNGQVRASAIAQDADQNYDYASNSVVLHLDSGDEIYIKLDGGKAHGGNNNKYSTFSGFILYPD, from the exons ATGGTGTTAGCTCTTATCATAGCGATACCGCTGCTGGTCCAAGCGTCCAAGACAGACGCGCACTACGAGATGATGGGCACCTGTCGGATGATATGTGATCCATACAATCCCAAACCCAGCGCCAATGCTCTGGAAGTCATGCAGGACCTGAGCGCCATCCCGTCCCCGGCGTTCTCGCATGGGACTAAAGGCGAGACGGGTCGGCCGGGGAAACCCGGACCGAGAGGTCCGCCCGGCGAACCGGGTCCACCAGGTCCAAAAGGACCGCCGGGGGATAGGGGGGACTCGGGGAAACCGGGCTATCCCGGGCATACCACTGGAGAGACGGTGGAGGGGACTGTGAGCAGTGACAGGACCGAAAATGCCGAGGGCCTAGAGTCCGCAATTGGCGGCACAAAAATCGCTTTTTACGTGGGTCTTAAAAATCCCCACGAGGGATACGAGGTGCTAAGGTTCGACGACGTGGTAACAAATCTAGGGAACCATTATGACCCGTCTACCGGCAAGTTCACGTGCCAAGTGTCCGGGATATACTACTTTACATACCATGTATTAATGCGCGGAGGCGACGGGACAAGCATGTGGGCAGATTTGTGCAGAAACGGACAG GTCCGCGCCAGTGCGATAGCCCAGGACGCAGACCAGAACTATGACTATGCCAGCAACAGTGTAGTGCTTCACCTAGACTCCGGGGACGAGATCTACATCAAGCTGGACGGAGGCAAGGCGCATGGGGGAAACAACAACAAGTACAGCACTTTTTCCGGTTTCATTTTGTATCCGGACTAA